The genome window CCAGCCATTAAATGATAAAGTACGGCTACCAATTTATACTTACAGTGATATTATTTGCCTAATCCCTGAACATCTTGTTGACGAACTTTTCGCATGGCACACCCCGCATGCATCCTACTTGTGTATATATGTCACTTGGGAAAGTACAGATTACTAAACCAAATTGTTGAAGTCACAATGGACCAACAATCTTTACTTCTCTCTTCATGTTCTTTCTTCTTTGTCTTAGTTTTCCTCTATACCAGGTTCTCAACCAGCAAAACACCTCTAAAAAACCCGCCACCTTCTCCTCCAAAGCTACCTATAATTGGAAACCTTCATCAGATCAACCAAGACCCGCACCTAGCACTGAGATCTCTGGCTCAAAAATATGGTCCTGTCATGCAACTCCACTTCGGAAGTGTTCCTGTTCTTGTTGTGTCCTCAGCTGATGCAGCTAAGGAGATCATGAAGACCCATGATCTTGCTTTCGCGAACAGGCCTGACTCGACTATCTGGAGCAGAATCTTCTATAATGGCAAGGACGTGTCCTTTGCTCCGTATAGTGAATACTGGAGACAGGTGAAAATGATTTGTGTCACTCAGCTGCTGAGTAACAAAAGAGTGCGTTCATTTCACAATGTTAGGGAACAAGAAGTGGCCCTTTTAGTCCAAAATATTAAAGATTCGagatcaaaaataattaatttgagtgAGTTGTTTTCGACACATCTAGGCAATGTGGTGTCTAGGGTGGTCTTGGGAAGAAAATATGCTATGACTACTAAAGATGGTGTAGAAAATTCATTTCGGGAACTGTTTCAGAATATTGCTCAGTTGATAGGCTATTTCAGCTTTGGTGATTATATTCCATGGCTATTCTGGGTCGATTCTCTAACCGGGTTGAAGGGAAGGATTGAGAAGGCATTCTTCGAGGCTGATGCGTTTCTTGAAGGTGTTGTCAGAGATCACAGTGTTGCATTGGATAACGGGGCTTCAAGTGATGACCTATTGTACAATTTGCTAGAGATTCAGAAACAGGACAGCAATCCTGATTTTTCTATCGATAACGAGTCCATTAAAGGACTAATCTTGGTAACTACACAAAATCTCTGTAACTTTAGCTTATCTCATGATCATTTCTATATTTCATAGAGCgtgtttttttaataacttataagtcatctGTAATATAAAATTACGCAGACAGACAATTTAAACTGATCAATTATCACTTTAAGTCACTGTAAGTCATAAGTTATAATTTTTAGACTGCCGGGCT of Daucus carota subsp. sativus chromosome 3, DH1 v3.0, whole genome shotgun sequence contains these proteins:
- the LOC108214026 gene encoding psoralen synthase-like, producing the protein MAHPACILLVYICHLGKYRLLNQIVEVTMDQQSLLLSSCSFFFVLVFLYTRFSTSKTPLKNPPPSPPKLPIIGNLHQINQDPHLALRSLAQKYGPVMQLHFGSVPVLVVSSADAAKEIMKTHDLAFANRPDSTIWSRIFYNGKDVSFAPYSEYWRQVKMICVTQLLSNKRVRSFHNVREQEVALLVQNIKDSRSKIINLSELFSTHLGNVVSRVVLGRKYAMTTKDGVENSFRELFQNIAQLIGYFSFGDYIPWLFWVDSLTGLKGRIEKAFFEADAFLEGVVRDHSVALDNGASSDDLLYNLLEIQKQDSNPDFSIDNESIKGLILNMFFDGTDSTSIVLEWTMAALLQNPNVMCKLQNEVREIGRGKATISEDDLEKMHYLKAVIKESTRIYTPLPLLVARQAMQDAKVMGYDIKVGTQVLINAWAIAKDPAVWDKPEEFIPERFLNSPTDFKGLHFELIPFGAGRRGCPGIQYAMAINELTLANLVHIFDFALPDGKRLEDLDMAAESGMTLHKKSPLLVIATPRV